The following are encoded in a window of Salmo trutta chromosome 9, fSalTru1.1, whole genome shotgun sequence genomic DNA:
- the LOC115200530 gene encoding cytoskeleton-associated protein 2-like: MPFTSVCSHISVVDYNILLLPGQSPVASEQEPVREQDDVMELHSTPDPMATPTAVKALIRGDRRGSSVVKYKITATPGGFRSQKREAAVARVLDGQELRFFTPVRRSVRIERSALCYPVSLQEHDLCVASFNDLMAQQDEREGEGEREGDGEGGGSAGPVPNGHLYVYRENGALRDKVNIQLVYAEEED, translated from the exons ATGCCATTTACCAGTGTGTGCTCACACATCTCAGTAGTTGACTATAACATTCTTCTACTTCCAGGTCAGTCTCCCGTAGCATCGGAGCAGGAGCCTGTAAGAGAGCAGGATGACGTTATGGAGCTTCACTCTACACCAGACCCCATGGCCACACCCACAGCCGTCAAAGCCCTGATCCGTGGTGACCGAAGAGGCTCGTCTGTGGTCAAGTACAAGATCACCGCCACTCCAGG TGGTTTCAGGAGCCAGAAGAGGGAGGCGGCTGTGGCCCGCGTGTTGGACGGACAGGAGCTGAGATTCTTCACCCCCGTCAGGCGCTCAGTGAGGATCGAGAGGTCCGCTCTCTGCTACCCCGTCTCCCTGCAGGAGCACGACCTATGTGTGGCCTCCTTCAATGACCTGATGGCCCagcaggatgagagagagggggaaggagagagggagggagacggagagggggGAGGCAGCGCCGGGCCCGTCCCAAACGGTCATCTGTACGTGTACAGAGAGAACGGGGCGCTGAGAGACAAGGTCAACATCCAGCTGGTCTACGCTGAGGAAGAAGACTAA